A genome region from Triticum aestivum cultivar Chinese Spring chromosome 2B, IWGSC CS RefSeq v2.1, whole genome shotgun sequence includes the following:
- the LOC123046258 gene encoding SPX domain-containing membrane protein OsI_17046: protein MVNFGKKLMADQVEEWKGYYINYKLMKKLLKQYVQQTQIGGKDCEQVLKEFSRILDDQIERIVLFLLQQQGHLSRRIEELGAQRAAIMQQVDTSRVFQLREDYRDVGRDLVKLLRFVDMNATGLRKILKKFDKRFGYKFTDYYVTTRSNHPYSQLQQVFKQVGIVAVAGALSRNLAYLEHEHRGSFLSIYDNPSVVLQDPIIDQVNHAVQKLTHATSFMQYLGQHALIVQDDTPSGSEDNVDDESYHFMSLMLNLVNTFLYMVNTYIIVPTADDYSVSLGAAATVCGIIIGSMAVAQVFSSVYFSAWSNRSYFRPLVFSSIMLFSGNLLYALAYDLNSLTVLLIGRILCGLGSARAVNRRYISDCVPLKIRLQASAGFVSASALGMACGPGLAGFLQTKFTIYSLTFNQSTLPGWVMSVAWLLYLVWLWFSFKEPEHFAKAAAEAAARTPQPSESGHQESANLEEGLAQPLLLGSEERLDDISEDNDDEDDKSSHEPATSFASAYKLLTPSVKVQLLIYFMLKYAMEILLSESSVVTTYYFNWDTSAVAIFLAILGLTVLPVNAIVGSYVTNWFEDRQILAASEIMVLIGIIMSFRYTPHYSIPQYVSSALITFVFAEVLEGVNLSLLSRVMSSRLSRGTYNGGLLSTEAGTLARVVADATITAAGYLGTDMLLNVTLLPPLVITIVSIVATFCTYNTLY, encoded by the exons ATGGTGAACTTCGGGAAGAAGTTGATGGCAGATCAAGTAGAAGAATGGAAAGG GTACTATATTAACTACAAATTGATGAAGAAATTGTTAAAGCAATACGTTCAACAGACCCAAATTGGTGGCAAAGATTGCGAGCAAGTTCTTAAGGAGTTCTCGAGGATTCTTGATGATCAG ATTGAAAGGATCGTGCTCTTTCTGCTGCAACAACAAGGCCACCTCTCTAGAAGGATTGAGGAATTGGGAGCACAGCGTGCTGCCATTATGCAGCAGGTTGATACATCAAGAGTTTTCCAACTTCGTGAGGATTACAGAGATGTTGGAAGAGATCTCGTAAAGCTTCTCCGCTTTGTTGACATGAATGCTACCGGTCTAAGGAAGATACTGAAGAAATTCGATAAGCGGTTTGGCTATAAGTTTACAGATTATTATGTCACCACTCGTTCAAACCATCCTTATTCACAGCTTCAGCAAGTCTTTAAGCAAGTG GGAATTGTAGCCGTTGCAGGTGCTTTATCACGCAACCTTGCATATCTGGAACATGAGCATCGAGGAAGCTTTTTATCCATATATGATAACCCATCTGTTGTGCTGCAG GACCCTATCATAGACCAGGTAAACCATGCAGTACAGAAACTCACACACGCGACGAGTTTTATGCAATACTTGGGACAACACGCACTTATCGTCCAAGACGACACACCCAGTGGATCGGAGGATAATGTCGATGATGAGAGCTACCATTTCATGTCCCTGATGCTTAACCTAGTGAACACATTTCTTTATATGGTGAACACATATATCATCGTCCCGACCGCAGACGACTACTCAGTGAGCCTTGGAGCCGCCGCGACAGTTTGTGGCATAATCATTGGATCGATGGCGGTCGCTCAGGTGTTCTCTTCGGTTTATTTCAGTGCCTGGTCGAATAGGTCATACTTCAGACCTCTAGTATTCAGCAGCATTATGCTATTCTCTGGGAATCTGCTGTATGCATTGGCATATGACCTGAACTCCTTGACAGTTCTCCTGATTGGCCGGATACTATGCGG GTTGGGTTCTGCAAGAGCTGTGAACCGTAGGTATATCAGTGACTGCGTGCCTCTCAAGATCAGGCTCCAAGCCTCTGCAGGGTTCGTCAGTGCTAGTGCTCTTGGAATGGCATGTGGCCCTGGCCTTGCTGGTTTTCTTCAGACAAAATTTACGATATACTCGCTGACTTTTAACCAGAGCACATTGCCTGGATGGGTCATGTCCGTTGCTTGGCTTCTTTACTTGGTGTGGCTGTGGTTTTCATTCAAAGAGCCGGAACACTTCGCTAAGGCTGCAGCCGAGGCTGCAGCCAGAACACCGCAGCCTTCTGAATCTG GTCATCAAGAAAGTGCTAATTTGGAGGAAGGTCTAGCACAACCTCTGCTTCTAGGTTCAGAAGAGAGGCTGGATGATATTTCGGAGgataatgatgatgaagatgataaaAGTTCCCATGAGCCAGCAACATCATTTGCTTCAGCATATAAATTGCTGACACCCTCTGTGAAG GTACAACTATTGATATACTTTATGCTCAAGTATGCGATGGAAATTTTGCTCTCCGAATCAAGTGTCGTCACCACATACTATTTTAATTGGGATACAAGTGCTGTGGCCATCTTTTTAGCGATTCTTGGATTGACTGTTCTTCCAGTAAATGCCATTGTCGGGAGCTACGTTACGAACTGGTTTGAGGACAG GCAAATTCTGGCGGCATCTGAAATCATGGTTCTGATTGGCATTATCATGAGCTTCCGTTACACGCCTCACTACTCGATTCCACAGTACGTCTCTTCGGCTCTCATCACGTTTGTATTCGCAGAGGTGCTGGAAG GAGTAAACCTATCCCTGCTTTCGCGGGTCATGTCGTCGAGGCTGTCGCGAGGGACCTACAACGGCGGCCTCCTCTCAACGGAGGCCGGGACGCTGGCCCGTGTGGTCGCGGACGCGACGATCACCGCGGCAGGCTACCTAGGCACGGACATGCTCCTCAACGTCACCCTGCTGCCGCCTCTCGTGATCACCATCGTCTCCATCGTCGCAACGTTCTGCACATACAACACCCTCTACTGA